In a single window of the Deinococcus aetherius genome:
- a CDS encoding DUF4870 domain-containing protein, whose translation MRLPQGSRPPPVPLIPEAERTPALLIHLSPLLGFILPVLGNVLGPLAAWLAYRDRSRVLDDQGKEALNFQLSVWLYSFVFGLLFFALFSLGLIGGAFGAAAGSPDLGAFALFGSLAAFFAFFVPLTLVLWAFPLVVMLLAVIRVNQGRAYRYPLSIRWVR comes from the coding sequence ATGCGCCTCCCTCAGGGGTCCCGCCCGCCGCCCGTTCCCCTCATCCCCGAGGCCGAGCGGACGCCCGCGCTGCTCATTCACCTCTCGCCGCTGCTGGGCTTCATCCTGCCCGTGCTGGGCAACGTGCTGGGGCCGCTCGCCGCGTGGCTCGCCTACCGCGACCGCAGCCGGGTGCTCGACGACCAGGGCAAGGAGGCGCTGAATTTTCAACTCAGCGTGTGGCTGTACTCGTTCGTGTTCGGCCTGCTGTTCTTCGCCCTGTTCAGCCTGGGGCTGATCGGAGGGGCCTTCGGGGCGGCGGCGGGTTCGCCGGACCTGGGCGCCTTCGCCCTCTTCGGCTCGCTGGCGGCGTTTTTCGCCTTCTTCGTCCCGCTGACCCTGGTGCTGTGGGCCTTTCCCCTCGTGGTAATGCTGCTGGCGGTGATCCGGGTGAACCAGGGGCGGGCGTACCGGTATCCGCTGAGCATCCGGTGGGTGAGGTAG
- a CDS encoding PIG-L deacetylase family protein translates to MRIMAVFAHPDDEIGCIGTLAKHTARGDEVLLVWTTLGELASQFGEASHEEVTRVRQEHGAWVASRIGAGHHFFDMGDSRMTGGRSEALQLARLYARFRPNAVITWSDDHPHPDHRMTAKIAFDAVTLARIPKIVNESGGGAAMPPAPDLSGDEAVESGEDVTRLEAWREPVRFYQYYAPASPYPEVFVDTTDTFAASEDVASYYRDFYKWTWTAEQFREGRAGAGRLAGVKYAERFNLRASHLRAREYLD, encoded by the coding sequence ATGCGAATCATGGCCGTCTTTGCTCACCCCGACGACGAGATCGGGTGCATCGGGACCCTCGCCAAGCACACGGCGCGGGGGGATGAGGTGCTGCTCGTATGGACGACGCTCGGGGAACTCGCCTCGCAGTTCGGGGAAGCCTCGCATGAGGAGGTCACGCGGGTGCGGCAGGAACACGGGGCGTGGGTGGCGAGCCGGATCGGGGCGGGGCACCACTTCTTCGACATGGGGGACAGCCGCATGACGGGGGGCCGCTCGGAAGCGTTGCAGCTCGCCCGGCTCTACGCCCGCTTCCGCCCCAACGCCGTGATCACCTGGAGTGACGACCACCCCCACCCCGACCACCGCATGACGGCCAAGATCGCCTTCGACGCGGTCACGCTCGCCCGCATCCCCAAGATCGTCAACGAGTCGGGCGGAGGCGCGGCCATGCCCCCCGCCCCCGACCTCAGCGGCGACGAGGCGGTGGAGAGCGGCGAGGACGTGACCCGGCTGGAGGCGTGGCGCGAGCCCGTGCGCTTCTACCAGTACTACGCGCCCGCCAGCCCCTACCCCGAGGTCTTCGTGGACACGACGGACACCTTCGCGGCCTCGGAAGACGTGGCGAGCTACTACCGCGACTTTTACAAGTGGACCTGGACCGCCGAGCAGTTCCGCGAGGGCCGCGCGGGGGCGGGCCGCCTCGCGGGCGTGAAGTACGCCGAACGGTTCAACCTGCGGGCGTCGCACCTGCGGGCGCGGGAGTACCTGGACTGA
- a CDS encoding SRPBCC family protein gives MPEPINIRQSIVVRSRPDVLYRLALEPRRRVRWDPNIVRAEYQGGDGRLSNNVLVRFKFSRRLLGIAFTAKYGQLQAPLRGGWESVRNVGPLEKLTQGWTFKAMPGGTEVTMTVNGRVRYTWVRRPIERILHNMVATTLLELQRQVDAQGAQLMEDMGREMQKRQQEEKRSSREAAKASRRKR, from the coding sequence ATGCCCGAACCCATCAACATCAGGCAGAGCATCGTGGTGCGGTCGCGCCCGGACGTGCTGTACCGGCTGGCGCTGGAGCCGAGGCGCCGGGTCAGGTGGGACCCCAACATCGTGCGGGCGGAGTACCAGGGCGGGGACGGGCGCTTGAGCAACAACGTCCTCGTGCGCTTCAAGTTCTCGCGGCGGCTGCTGGGCATCGCGTTCACCGCGAAGTACGGGCAGCTCCAGGCGCCGTTGCGCGGCGGCTGGGAGAGCGTGCGCAACGTGGGGCCGCTCGAAAAGCTCACCCAGGGCTGGACCTTCAAGGCGATGCCGGGGGGCACGGAAGTGACCATGACCGTCAACGGCCGGGTCCGCTACACCTGGGTCCGCCGTCCCATCGAGCGCATCCTGCACAACATGGTCGCCACCACCCTCCTCGAACTCCAGCGGCAGGTGGACGCGCAGGGCGCGCAACTGATGGAGGACATGGGTCGCGAGATGCAGAAGCGCCAGCAGGAGGAGAAGCGGTCGTCCCGGGAGGCGGCGAAGGCCTCGCGGCGCAAGCGGTAA
- the gnd gene encoding phosphogluconate dehydrogenase (NAD(+)-dependent, decarboxylating) — protein sequence MKIGMIGLGKMGGNMVLRLTRGGQQVVGYDRNEENVALVEQGGAQGARTMEELIAALGELGGRAVWVMVPAGAITQSVIDDLAGRLAPGDIIIDGGNSNFKDTMRRGEELEKRGIHFVDVGTSGGVWGLTEGYAMMVGGPQEAVERLRPVLEVLAPAPDRGWGRMGPTGSGHYVKMVHNGIEYGMMQAYAEGFELLHAKGEFGLDMGQIAELWRHGSVIRSWLLDLTAEALKNQTDFSQLSDYVADSGEGRWTVIDSVELGVPTPVITLSTQMRFRSQQEVSYAGQMLSAMRRAFGGHAVKLLEQTRQESVVPEVQPGEHPTAAAPQNIPVETAQTATDSAGEARQLGETGQQRVTGDA from the coding sequence ATGAAGATCGGCATGATTGGTCTCGGCAAGATGGGCGGCAACATGGTGCTGCGCCTGACCCGGGGTGGCCAGCAGGTGGTGGGCTACGACCGTAACGAGGAGAACGTGGCCCTGGTCGAGCAAGGGGGCGCGCAGGGGGCCCGCACGATGGAGGAGCTGATCGCGGCCCTCGGCGAGCTGGGGGGGCGGGCCGTGTGGGTGATGGTGCCCGCCGGGGCGATCACGCAGTCGGTCATCGACGATCTGGCCGGGCGGCTCGCCCCCGGGGACATCATCATCGACGGGGGCAACTCCAACTTCAAGGACACGATGCGCCGGGGCGAGGAGCTGGAAAAGCGCGGCATCCACTTCGTGGACGTGGGCACCTCGGGCGGCGTGTGGGGCCTGACGGAGGGGTACGCGATGATGGTGGGCGGGCCCCAGGAGGCCGTCGAACGGCTGCGCCCGGTGCTGGAGGTGCTCGCCCCCGCTCCGGATAGGGGCTGGGGCCGCATGGGGCCCACGGGTTCGGGCCACTACGTCAAGATGGTCCACAACGGCATCGAGTACGGGATGATGCAGGCCTACGCCGAGGGCTTCGAGCTGCTGCACGCCAAGGGGGAGTTCGGGCTCGACATGGGGCAGATCGCCGAGCTGTGGCGGCACGGGTCGGTGATCCGCTCGTGGCTGCTCGACCTCACCGCCGAGGCGCTGAAGAACCAGACCGACTTCTCGCAGCTCTCCGACTACGTGGCCGACTCGGGCGAGGGGCGCTGGACGGTCATCGACTCGGTCGAACTCGGGGTGCCCACGCCGGTCATCACCCTCTCCACCCAGATGCGCTTCCGGTCGCAGCAGGAGGTCAGCTACGCCGGGCAGATGCTCTCGGCGATGCGGCGGGCCTTCGGCGGGCACGCGGTCAAGTTGCTCGAACAGACGCGGCAGGAGTCGGTGGTGCCCGAGGTGCAGCCCGGCGAGCACCCCACCGCCGCCGCGCCGCAGAACATCCCCGTGGAGACCGCCCAGACTGCCACGGACAGCGCGGGTGAGGCGCGGCAGCTCGGCGAGACCGGGCAGCAGCGTGTGACGGGGGACGCGTGA
- the zwf gene encoding glucose-6-phosphate dehydrogenase, which produces MEAVRNDDLDQSQPAPPAKPKRTRKRTPGAKAGADGENPFRALMRRSRAPEPATLVIFGVTGDLAKRKLLPAVFGLWQDGLLGSAFNIVGVGRQEMTDEAFQDFALEALKSSKETDAIQPGSLEKFRELLYYEFGDFSGDEVYDLVGKELDRAEEAHGGRKNALFYLSTPPSLFEPISNGLGRLGLADQSEGWRRIVIEKPFGRDLQSARELNDAIHRVWDESQVYRIDHYLGKETVQNLMAIRFGNSIFEPLWNRGFVDHVQITAAEDLGLEGRAGYYEEAGVVRDMLQNHLMQLFALTAMEPPAAFDADAIRDEKVKVLRAVKPIPRARVKQVAVRGQYGPGTLYGEQVPGYREEPNVRPGSTTPTYVAAKFEVDNWRWQGVPFFLRTGKRLPKKVTEIAVVFKRPPLGIFPGGLERNVLAFRIQPDEGVSLKFSSKSPGQEMVLREVVMDFRYDAFGAQLESPYSRLLLDAMLGDATLFPREDEVDHAWQLVSGILEAWDGTPAPEFPNYPAGTWGPDAADELIGPDRRWRRL; this is translated from the coding sequence ATGGAGGCGGTGCGCAACGACGACCTCGACCAGAGCCAGCCCGCTCCCCCGGCCAAACCCAAACGCACCCGCAAACGCACCCCCGGGGCGAAGGCCGGGGCCGACGGCGAGAACCCCTTCCGGGCGCTGATGCGCCGCAGCCGCGCGCCCGAGCCCGCCACCCTGGTGATCTTCGGGGTGACGGGAGACCTCGCCAAGCGCAAGCTGCTCCCGGCCGTCTTCGGGCTGTGGCAGGACGGCCTGCTCGGGAGCGCCTTCAACATCGTCGGCGTGGGGCGCCAGGAGATGACGGACGAGGCGTTCCAGGACTTCGCCCTGGAGGCGCTGAAATCCAGCAAGGAGACGGACGCCATCCAGCCCGGCAGCCTGGAGAAGTTCCGCGAGCTGCTGTACTATGAGTTTGGCGACTTCTCCGGGGACGAGGTGTACGACCTCGTGGGCAAGGAACTCGACCGGGCCGAGGAGGCGCACGGCGGGCGCAAGAACGCGCTCTTCTACCTCTCCACCCCGCCCAGCCTCTTCGAGCCGATCTCGAACGGGCTGGGGCGGCTCGGCCTCGCCGACCAGTCGGAGGGCTGGCGGCGCATCGTGATCGAGAAGCCCTTCGGGCGCGACCTGCAAAGCGCGCGGGAACTCAACGACGCGATCCACCGGGTCTGGGACGAGTCGCAGGTCTACCGCATCGACCACTACCTCGGCAAGGAGACGGTGCAGAACCTGATGGCGATCCGCTTCGGGAACTCGATCTTCGAGCCGCTGTGGAACCGGGGCTTTGTCGACCACGTGCAGATCACCGCCGCCGAGGACCTGGGGCTGGAGGGCCGCGCCGGGTACTACGAGGAGGCCGGGGTGGTGCGCGACATGCTGCAAAACCACCTGATGCAGCTTTTCGCGCTGACCGCGATGGAGCCCCCCGCCGCCTTCGACGCCGACGCCATCCGCGACGAGAAGGTTAAGGTGCTGCGGGCGGTGAAGCCCATTCCCCGGGCCCGTGTGAAACAGGTCGCCGTGCGCGGGCAGTACGGCCCCGGCACGCTGTACGGCGAACAGGTCCCCGGCTACCGCGAGGAGCCGAACGTGAGGCCCGGGAGCACCACCCCCACCTACGTCGCCGCGAAGTTCGAGGTGGACAACTGGCGCTGGCAGGGGGTGCCCTTCTTCCTGCGGACGGGCAAGCGGCTTCCGAAAAAGGTCACCGAGATCGCCGTCGTCTTCAAGCGCCCTCCGCTGGGCATCTTCCCGGGCGGCCTGGAGCGCAACGTGCTCGCCTTCCGCATCCAGCCCGACGAGGGGGTGAGCCTCAAGTTCTCCTCCAAGTCCCCCGGGCAGGAGATGGTGCTGCGCGAGGTGGTGATGGACTTCCGCTACGACGCCTTCGGGGCGCAGCTCGAGAGCCCGTACTCCCGCCTGCTCCTCGACGCCATGCTGGGCGACGCCACCCTCTTTCCGCGCGAGGACGAGGTGGACCACGCCTGGCAGCTCGTGAGCGGCATTCTGGAGGCCTGGGACGGCACCCCGGCCCCCGAATTCCCCAACTACCCGGCCGGAACCTGGGGCCCTGACGCGGCCGACGAGTTGATCGGGCCGGACCGGCGCTGGAGGCGGCTGTGA
- a CDS encoding glucose-6-phosphate dehydrogenase assembly protein OpcA, whose product MTTATDLRPLGPVETTVQRAQATLDELWAQTDVETRAYTGNIVALTVKKHRERVEEALAGLEGRYAGRQIIGVMDGQQNVVVRASLVPQRGGLYIERLTLEATPEQLQGAILPLLRPATVNHVWWGADTKPEGVLLRELTDVADQIIADSLTLDIPPARHYALADLGWSRSSGWREALAQVFDSPDAARQLPRVDRIVVRYAGRNELPARLFAGWVASTLGWRDLENAEFRPARCGRENGDLCGMELIGEGAHFTLTAADGDIARTRCEWPGMTRTTEINVPRMTLAEGLARVMARPERREVFERAWTLAKASLEKKG is encoded by the coding sequence ATGACCACCGCCACCGACCTGCGCCCCCTCGGCCCCGTGGAGACCACCGTGCAGCGGGCGCAGGCGACCCTGGACGAGCTGTGGGCGCAGACGGACGTGGAGACGCGGGCGTATACCGGCAACATCGTGGCGCTGACGGTGAAAAAGCACCGGGAGCGGGTGGAGGAGGCGCTGGCGGGGCTGGAGGGGCGCTACGCGGGGCGGCAGATCATCGGGGTGATGGACGGCCAGCAGAACGTGGTCGTGCGGGCGAGCCTGGTGCCGCAGCGGGGCGGGCTCTACATCGAGCGGCTGACCCTGGAGGCGACCCCCGAGCAGCTTCAGGGGGCGATCCTGCCCCTGCTGCGCCCCGCCACGGTCAACCACGTGTGGTGGGGGGCGGACACCAAGCCGGAAGGGGTGCTCCTGCGCGAGCTGACCGACGTGGCCGACCAGATCATCGCCGACAGCCTGACCCTCGACATTCCCCCGGCGCGGCACTACGCGCTGGCCGACCTGGGGTGGAGCCGTTCTTCAGGGTGGCGGGAGGCGCTGGCGCAGGTCTTCGACTCGCCCGACGCGGCACGGCAACTCCCGAGGGTGGACCGGATAGTTGTGCGCTACGCGGGGAGGAACGAGCTGCCCGCCCGCCTCTTCGCGGGGTGGGTGGCGAGCACGCTGGGCTGGCGCGACCTGGAGAACGCCGAATTCCGCCCGGCCCGCTGCGGGCGCGAGAACGGCGACCTCTGCGGGATGGAACTGATCGGTGAGGGTGCACACTTCACCTTGACGGCGGCGGACGGGGACATCGCCCGCACCCGCTGCGAGTGGCCGGGCATGACCCGCACCACCGAGATCAACGTGCCCCGCATGACCCTCGCCGAGGGCCTGGCCCGCGTGATGGCCCGCCCCGAGCGCCGCGAGGTGTTCGAGCGCGCCTGGACGCTGGCGAAGGCGAGCCTGGAGAAGAAGGGGTGA
- the pgl gene encoding 6-phosphogluconolactonase: MNLRVFPTPQATAQAAAEAFADAAREAVRARGAFHVALSGGSTPKLMYRSLRGMEDVPWEAVHIYFSDERSVGPDSSESNYRLAHDELLTHVPVPGDQIHRMEGERRPLEEAASAYAALLPERLDVVLLGMGDDGHTASLFPGTAALTAGGRVTANWVPKLNTGRLTFTYDDINAAGERWLLVAGEGKADVLRQVAAGEGDYPVAGVRDPVWFVDEAAAGELGR; the protein is encoded by the coding sequence GTGAACCTCCGAGTCTTCCCCACCCCGCAGGCGACCGCGCAGGCCGCCGCCGAGGCGTTCGCCGACGCCGCGCGGGAGGCCGTGCGGGCGCGCGGGGCCTTCCACGTCGCCCTCTCGGGGGGCAGCACGCCGAAGCTGATGTACCGCTCTCTCCGGGGGATGGAGGACGTGCCCTGGGAGGCCGTTCACATCTACTTCAGCGACGAGCGGAGCGTGGGGCCGGACAGTTCGGAAAGTAACTACCGGCTGGCGCACGACGAACTGCTGACCCACGTTCCCGTTCCCGGAGACCAGATTCACCGCATGGAGGGCGAGCGCCGCCCGCTGGAGGAGGCCGCGAGCGCGTACGCGGCCCTCCTGCCCGAGCGGCTCGACGTGGTGCTGCTGGGCATGGGGGACGACGGACACACGGCGAGCCTCTTCCCCGGCACGGCCGCGCTGACAGCGGGGGGAAGGGTGACGGCAAACTGGGTGCCGAAACTGAACACCGGGCGGCTCACCTTCACCTATGACGACATCAACGCGGCGGGCGAACGCTGGCTGCTGGTGGCGGGCGAGGGCAAGGCGGACGTGTTGCGGCAGGTCGCGGCGGGCGAGGGCGACTATCCGGTGGCGGGCGTGCGCGACCCGGTGTGGTTCGTGGACGAGGCGGCGGCGGGCGAGTTGGGGCGGTAG